A single window of Gossypium hirsutum isolate 1008001.06 chromosome A10, Gossypium_hirsutum_v2.1, whole genome shotgun sequence DNA harbors:
- the LOC121208485 gene encoding uncharacterized protein — translation MKQLTGRDDAIEAMVVALKGEIAELKGELTIYKVALGNGGLAAAAPKPNIDVPKPKEFKGIRSARDVDNFLWGIEQYFCAKGITEDVTKVTTAAMYLSDVALLWWRRRSTDVRRGGSEIGTWEEFRCEFKAQFYPEYAEDEARARLRRLAQQGTVREYVQEFSELMLQISDMGEKEAFFSFMDGLKPWAKQELQRRGVQELTKAMSVAESLAEFGGRKDNSNSSKPRLKSNSGGDKERPSRNGDGKKPWDKRKSGPIRCFHCEGPHMIKDCPKKAALKAMEAKGDFLIAKQVGNLLRHCGSSKGRLTSSIRRMRRGRR, via the exons ATGAAACAGTTGACTGGTAGAGATGATGCCATTGAGGCAATGGTGGTGGCCTTGAAGGGAGAGATTGcggagctcaagggtgaactcacaatctacaaggTTGCCTTGGGCAATGGTGGGTTAGCGGCTGCCGCACCCAAGCCCAATATTGATGTTCCCAAGCCCAAAGAGTTTAAGGGAATAAGGTCCGCAAGAGATGTGGACAACTTTTTGTGGGGAATCGAGCAATACTtctgtgccaaaggcatcacgGAGGATGTCACTAAGGTAACTACTGCTGCGATGTATCTATCTGACGTTGCTTTGttgtggtggcgtcgtaggtccactgatgtgagacgtggtgggTCTGAAATCGGAACATGGGAGGAGTTTCGATGTGAGTTCAAagcacagttttacccagagtatGCCGAGGATGAGGCTCGGGCAAGGTTGCGTCGGCTTGCGCAACAAGGCACTGTGAGGGAGTATGTACAGGAGTTTAGCGAGCTTATGCTCCAAATCTCAGATATGGGGGAGAAAGAGGCATTCTTTTCCTTTATGGACGGCTTAAAACCGTGGGCGAAGCAAGAGTTGCAGCGCCGAGGAGTTCAAGAGCTCACCAAGGCTATGTCAGTTGCAGAATCACTTGCTGAATTTGGTGGGAGGAAAGACAATTCCAATTCTTCTAAACCCAGATTAAAGAGTAATAGTGGGGGAGATAAAGAAAGGCCCAGTAGGAACGGCGATGGTAAGAAACCTTGGGACAAGAGAAAGAGTGGGCCTATAAGGTGCTTCCACTGTgagggtccacatatgatcaaggaCTGTCCAAAGAAGGCCGCTCTCAAGGCTATGGAAGCAAAGGG GGACTTCCTGATAGCGAAGCAAGTTGGGAACCTGCTGAGGCATTGTGGCAGTTCCAAGGGAAGATTGACCAGTTCCATAAGGAGGAtgcgacgagggcgtcgctag